In Streptomyces violaceusniger Tu 4113, one DNA window encodes the following:
- a CDS encoding Na+/H+ antiporter, which yields MDVLPLLMLVAGSAVVAGAARRTPVPAPLLLVVVGLVGSYVPGVPDYTLDPHIVLPLVLPPLLHSAALDSSYLDLRANLRPIALLSVGYVLFATVAVGVVAHLVIPGLPLTAALVLGAVVAPPDAVAATAIARRIGLPSRLTTLLQGESLFNDATAITAYRVALAAAVGEGVSWAEGLREFAFAAVGGVVVGLILMVPLHWLRIRMRDPLLQNTLSLLIPFVAYATAEQFQASGVLAVVVVGLYLGHHSWQVDFATRLQEAAVWRMIDFVLESAVFALIGLQLRVVLGGLGEYGAGEAAWYAAVVFLTVVAARYVWVFPSTFVPRMLFPGIREREPGTNWTAPVVIGWAGMRGVVSLAIAFSIPQTIHGGEPFPARNLILFLTFTTVIGTLVVHGLTLPSLIRLLGLPGRDPRAETLAEAQAQNQASLAAESRLGELLDDERNALPPPLADRLRTVLEQRRNAVWERLGAVNEVTGESADDTYRRLSREMIEAERKVFVDLRDARRIDEEMLRSLLRRLDLEEAALYREGAAEEGA from the coding sequence ATGGACGTATTGCCGTTGTTGATGCTGGTCGCGGGCAGTGCGGTGGTCGCCGGCGCGGCCCGCAGGACCCCGGTGCCCGCGCCGCTGTTGCTGGTCGTGGTCGGGCTCGTCGGCTCGTACGTCCCGGGGGTGCCCGACTACACCCTGGACCCGCATATCGTGCTGCCCCTGGTGCTGCCGCCGTTGCTGCACAGCGCCGCGTTGGACAGCTCGTATCTGGATCTGCGCGCCAATCTGCGGCCGATCGCGCTGCTGTCGGTCGGGTATGTGCTCTTTGCCACGGTCGCGGTCGGCGTGGTCGCCCATCTGGTGATCCCGGGGCTGCCGCTGACCGCCGCGCTGGTGCTGGGCGCGGTGGTCGCGCCGCCGGACGCCGTGGCCGCCACCGCCATCGCCCGCCGGATCGGGCTGCCTTCCCGGCTCACCACGCTCCTGCAGGGCGAGTCCCTGTTCAACGACGCGACCGCGATCACCGCCTACCGGGTGGCGCTGGCCGCGGCGGTGGGGGAGGGCGTGAGCTGGGCCGAGGGCCTGCGGGAGTTCGCCTTCGCGGCCGTGGGCGGCGTGGTGGTCGGGCTGATCCTGATGGTGCCGCTGCACTGGCTGCGCATCCGGATGCGGGATCCGCTGCTGCAGAACACCCTCTCGCTGCTCATCCCCTTCGTCGCCTATGCCACCGCCGAGCAGTTCCAGGCGTCGGGTGTGCTGGCCGTCGTGGTGGTCGGGCTCTACCTCGGACACCACTCCTGGCAGGTCGACTTCGCGACTCGGCTCCAGGAGGCCGCGGTCTGGCGGATGATCGACTTCGTGCTGGAGTCGGCGGTGTTCGCGCTGATCGGGCTGCAACTGCGGGTCGTGCTGGGTGGCCTGGGTGAGTACGGGGCGGGCGAGGCCGCCTGGTACGCGGCCGTCGTCTTCCTGACCGTGGTGGCCGCCCGCTACGTCTGGGTCTTCCCCTCGACGTTCGTGCCGCGCATGCTCTTCCCCGGGATCCGCGAGCGCGAGCCCGGCACCAACTGGACCGCGCCGGTCGTCATCGGCTGGGCCGGGATGCGCGGGGTGGTCTCGCTGGCCATCGCCTTCTCGATCCCGCAGACCATTCACGGCGGGGAACCCTTCCCGGCCCGCAATCTGATCCTCTTCCTGACCTTCACGACCGTCATCGGCACCCTGGTCGTCCATGGGCTCACCCTGCCGTCCCTGATCCGGCTGCTCGGGCTCCCGGGCCGCGATCCACGGGCCGAGACCCTCGCCGAGGCACAGGCGCAGAACCAGGCGTCACTGGCGGCCGAGAGCCGCCTGGGGGAGCTGCTCGACGATGAGCGCAACGCCCTGCCCCCGCCGCTCGCCGACCGGCTGCGCACCGTGCTGGAACAGCGCCGCAACGCCGTATGGGAGCGTCTCGGGGCGGTCAACGAGGTGACCGGCGAATCGGCGGACGACACCTATCGGAGGCTGTCCCGGGAGATGATCGAGGCCGAGCGGAAGGTGTTCGTGGACCTGCGGGACGCCCGGCGGATCGACGAGGAGATGCTGCGGTCGCTGCTGCGGCGGCTGGACCTGGAGGAGGCGGCGCTCTACCGGGAGGGGGCCGCGGAGGAGGGGGCCTGA
- a CDS encoding peptidoglycan recognition protein family protein, with the protein MASPMSAGDFLAALTNEGVRVTQVGDWRDHNRNHKGPWGPVHGVMIHHTVTSGTEETVEICRDGFEGLPGPLCHGVIAKDGGVHLVGYGRANHAGLGDDDVLRAVIAEKALPPDNEANTDGNRAFYGFECENLGDGEDPWPEAQLDAIARAAAAVCRHHGWTERSVIGHLEWQPGKVDPRGFTMAAMRDRIHERLK; encoded by the coding sequence ATGGCCTCACCCATGTCCGCGGGGGACTTCCTGGCGGCGCTGACGAACGAGGGCGTGCGGGTGACGCAGGTCGGCGACTGGCGGGACCACAACAGAAACCACAAGGGCCCGTGGGGCCCGGTGCACGGGGTGATGATCCACCACACCGTCACCTCCGGCACCGAGGAGACGGTGGAGATCTGCCGGGACGGCTTCGAGGGGCTGCCCGGCCCGCTGTGCCACGGCGTGATCGCCAAGGACGGCGGCGTCCATCTGGTCGGCTACGGCCGCGCCAACCACGCCGGTCTTGGCGACGACGACGTCCTGCGGGCGGTGATCGCCGAGAAGGCCCTGCCGCCCGACAACGAGGCGAACACCGACGGCAACCGCGCCTTCTACGGCTTCGAATGCGAGAACCTGGGCGACGGCGAGGACCCGTGGCCCGAGGCCCAGCTCGACGCGATCGCACGGGCCGCGGCGGCCGTGTGCCGCCATCACGGCTGGACCGAGCGCTCGGTGATCGGCCACCTCGAATGGCAGCCGGGCAAGGTGGATCCGCGCGGCTTCACCATGGCCGCGATGCGCGACCGGATCCACGAGCGGCTCAAGTAG
- a CDS encoding glutaminase encodes MDYQAVLDEVAAQVKPQIGRGRVAQYIPALASVDADRFGIALADVDGHVTGVGDWERPFSVQSISKAFSLALVLADDGEKLWRRVGREPSGNPFNSLVQLEYENGIPRNPFINAGALVVTDRLQTLTGDASTTMLDFLRAESGNPDLAFDQEVAVSESAHGDRNAAVAHFMASYGNLHNPVPTVLEHYFWQCSIEMSCRDLALAGGFLARHGLRADGSRLLSQSEAKRVNAVMLTCGTYDAAGDFAYRVGLPGKSGVGGGIVAVVPGRCTLCVWSPGLDARGNSVAGVAALDHFTTLTGWSVF; translated from the coding sequence ATGGACTACCAGGCAGTGCTGGACGAGGTCGCGGCCCAGGTGAAACCGCAGATCGGCCGGGGCCGGGTGGCGCAGTACATCCCGGCGCTCGCCTCGGTGGACGCGGACCGCTTCGGGATCGCCCTCGCCGATGTCGACGGCCATGTCACCGGGGTCGGCGACTGGGAGCGGCCGTTCTCGGTGCAGTCCATCTCCAAGGCGTTCAGCCTCGCGCTCGTCCTCGCCGACGACGGCGAGAAGCTGTGGCGGCGGGTCGGCCGGGAGCCCTCGGGCAATCCCTTCAACTCCCTGGTGCAACTGGAGTACGAGAACGGCATCCCGCGCAATCCGTTCATCAACGCCGGGGCGCTCGTCGTCACCGACCGGCTGCAGACCCTTACCGGCGACGCCAGCACCACCATGCTGGACTTCCTGCGCGCCGAGAGCGGCAATCCGGACCTCGCCTTCGACCAGGAGGTCGCCGTCTCCGAGTCCGCCCATGGCGACCGTAATGCCGCCGTCGCGCACTTCATGGCGAGCTACGGCAACCTCCACAACCCGGTGCCGACCGTCCTGGAGCACTACTTCTGGCAGTGCTCGATCGAGATGAGCTGCCGCGACCTGGCCCTGGCCGGCGGCTTCCTGGCCCGCCACGGGCTGCGCGCGGACGGCTCGCGGCTGCTGTCGCAGAGCGAGGCGAAGCGGGTCAACGCGGTCATGCTCACCTGCGGCACGTACGACGCGGCGGGCGACTTCGCCTACCGCGTCGGACTGCCCGGCAAGAGCGGCGTCGGCGGCGGCATCGTCGCGGTGGTCCCCGGCCGCTGCACGCTGTGCGTCTGGAGCCCCGGCCTCGACGCCCGCGGCAACTCGGTGGCCGGAGTGGCGGCCCTGGACCACTTCACCACGCTGACCGGCTGGTCCGTCTTCTAG
- a CDS encoding helix-turn-helix domain-containing protein has product MSEHGEPEDRECDAYRERRALLGRGAAVWTRTAGTGPQRVLPDGCTDLIWSEAGPDGELLVAGPDTRARLAPGPPGTRAVGLRFAPGQGPAVLGVPAHELRDQLVPLAALWPGAEVRRLAERIADAERIADTERTAARQAAQGRLLEDAALGRLRTAEPPDPVLAAVVAGVSRGTGVAGIAAAVGLGERQLHRRSLAAFGYGPKTLGRVLRLNRALDLARTGVPFAAGAATAGYADQAHLAREVRTLTGVPLGRLLQGSGG; this is encoded by the coding sequence TTGAGCGAGCACGGGGAGCCTGAAGACCGGGAGTGCGACGCCTACCGGGAGCGAAGGGCGCTGCTCGGCCGCGGCGCCGCGGTGTGGACCCGTACGGCCGGCACCGGGCCGCAGCGGGTGCTCCCGGACGGCTGCACGGATCTGATCTGGAGCGAGGCGGGACCCGACGGCGAGCTGCTGGTCGCCGGGCCGGACACGCGCGCCCGTCTCGCCCCCGGCCCGCCCGGCACCCGCGCCGTGGGCCTGCGTTTCGCCCCGGGCCAGGGCCCCGCCGTGCTCGGCGTACCGGCGCATGAACTCCGCGATCAGCTCGTGCCGTTGGCCGCGCTCTGGCCGGGCGCGGAGGTCCGGCGGCTGGCCGAGCGGATCGCCGACGCCGAGCGGATCGCCGACACCGAGCGGACGGCCGCGCGGCAGGCCGCCCAGGGCCGCCTGCTGGAGGACGCCGCCCTGGGCCGCCTGCGGACGGCGGAGCCGCCCGATCCGGTGCTCGCCGCGGTCGTCGCCGGGGTCTCGCGCGGGACGGGCGTGGCCGGGATCGCCGCCGCCGTGGGGCTGGGGGAGCGGCAGTTGCACCGCCGCTCCCTCGCCGCGTTCGGCTACGGCCCCAAGACGCTCGGCCGGGTGCTGCGGCTGAACCGGGCCCTGGACCTGGCGCGCACCGGCGTCCCCTTCGCGGCGGGCGCGGCCACGGCGGGCTACGCCGACCAGGCACATCTCGCCCGCGAGGTCAGGACCCTGACCGGCGTCCCCCTGGGCCGTCTGCTTCAGGGGTCAGGAGGGTAG
- a CDS encoding VOC family protein translates to MTARFNAIGLVVADLATSLAFYRRLGLDIPAEADAQPHAEAALPGGARLMWDTVETVRSFDPEWTPPSGSHQVALAFACDSPADVDKTYQDLVGAGVRGKKEPWDAPWGQRYATVLDPDGNSLDLFAPLPS, encoded by the coding sequence ATGACAGCACGATTCAACGCCATCGGCCTGGTCGTCGCCGACCTGGCCACCTCCCTCGCCTTCTACCGCCGCCTCGGCCTCGACATCCCCGCCGAGGCCGACGCCCAGCCGCACGCCGAGGCCGCCCTGCCCGGCGGGGCGCGGCTGATGTGGGACACCGTCGAGACGGTGCGCTCCTTCGACCCGGAGTGGACGCCGCCGAGCGGCTCCCACCAGGTGGCGCTGGCCTTCGCCTGCGACAGCCCGGCCGATGTGGACAAGACCTACCAGGACCTCGTGGGGGCGGGCGTACGCGGAAAGAAGGAGCCGTGGGACGCGCCGTGGGGCCAGCGCTACGCGACGGTCCTCGACCCCGACGGCAACAGCCTGGACCTCTTCGCCCCGCTACCCTCCTGA
- a CDS encoding beta-ketoacyl-ACP synthase III produces the protein MTGSHVLALGHYQPAKVLGNEDLAAMVDTSDEWIRSRVGIRTRHLARPDETVDEMAAAAAAKALAHSGLAPSDIDLVLVATCTAIDRSPNMAARVAARLGLASPATMDLNVVCAGFTHALATADHTIRAGAATAALVIGADKFSAATDWTDRSTCVLTGDGAGAAVVVAAERPGVGPVVWGSVPEMGGAVRIEGTPPRFAQEGQTVYRWATTHLPPIARQVCERAGISPEDLAGVVLHQANLRIIEPVAHKLGAVNAVIARDVVESGNTSAASIPLALSKLVERGEVASGAPVLLFGFGGNLSYAGQVIHCP, from the coding sequence ATGACCGGCTCACACGTACTGGCACTCGGCCACTACCAGCCCGCGAAGGTGCTCGGCAACGAGGACCTCGCGGCCATGGTCGACACCAGCGACGAGTGGATCCGCAGCCGGGTCGGCATCCGCACCCGGCATCTGGCCCGCCCCGACGAAACGGTCGACGAGATGGCGGCGGCAGCCGCCGCCAAGGCGCTGGCCCACAGCGGGCTGGCCCCCTCCGACATCGACCTCGTGCTCGTCGCCACCTGCACGGCGATCGACCGCAGCCCCAACATGGCGGCCCGGGTCGCCGCCCGGCTCGGGCTCGCCTCCCCCGCCACCATGGACCTCAATGTGGTGTGCGCCGGTTTCACCCACGCCCTGGCCACCGCCGACCACACCATCCGGGCCGGGGCGGCCACCGCGGCCCTGGTGATCGGCGCCGACAAGTTCAGCGCGGCCACCGACTGGACCGACCGCTCCACCTGCGTCCTGACCGGCGACGGCGCGGGCGCGGCCGTGGTGGTGGCCGCCGAGCGGCCGGGTGTCGGCCCGGTGGTGTGGGGCTCGGTCCCGGAGATGGGCGGCGCGGTCCGTATCGAGGGCACACCGCCCCGCTTCGCGCAGGAGGGCCAGACCGTCTACCGCTGGGCCACCACCCACCTGCCGCCGATCGCGCGGCAGGTGTGCGAACGGGCCGGGATCTCCCCGGAGGACCTGGCCGGTGTCGTGCTGCACCAGGCCAATCTGCGGATCATCGAGCCGGTCGCCCACAAGCTGGGCGCTGTCAACGCGGTGATCGCCCGCGATGTGGTGGAGTCCGGCAACACCTCGGCGGCCAGCATTCCGCTCGCCCTCTCCAAGCTGGTCGAGCGCGGGGAAGTGGCCTCCGGCGCCCCGGTGCTGCTCTTCGGCTTCGGCGGCAATCTGTCGTACGCCGGCCAGGTCATCCACTGCCCCTGA
- a CDS encoding HAD family acid phosphatase, which translates to MTAGRVRSRRLGMTTVVVALAIGVGGTATTATAATPGTTATTAATAAPSSATAAEDVDYETWQRDVRAIIDEQARPYIEERTANPSGEKQAIVLDIDNTSLETDFGFTFPQPPVEPVLKLSQYAHDRGVAIFFVTARPGIISWPTEYNLDKVGYSVAGLYVRHLPDLFRHVADYKTAKRAEIEKNGYTIIANIGNSPTDISGGHAEKSFKLPDYDGQLS; encoded by the coding sequence ATGACAGCAGGACGCGTGCGATCACGGCGGCTCGGCATGACGACGGTGGTCGTCGCCCTCGCCATCGGCGTCGGCGGAACGGCCACCACGGCGACCGCCGCCACCCCCGGCACCACGGCCACCACGGCGGCCACGGCGGCGCCGTCGAGCGCCACCGCCGCCGAGGACGTCGACTACGAGACCTGGCAGCGCGATGTTCGCGCCATCATCGACGAGCAGGCCCGCCCCTACATCGAGGAGCGCACCGCCAACCCCTCGGGCGAGAAGCAGGCCATCGTCCTGGACATCGACAACACCTCGCTGGAGACGGACTTCGGCTTCACCTTCCCCCAGCCCCCCGTCGAGCCGGTCCTGAAGCTCTCCCAGTACGCGCACGACCGCGGCGTGGCCATCTTCTTCGTCACCGCGCGGCCCGGCATCATCTCCTGGCCGACCGAGTACAACCTGGACAAGGTCGGCTACTCGGTCGCCGGTCTGTACGTACGCCACCTGCCGGATCTCTTCCGACACGTGGCCGACTACAAGACCGCCAAGCGGGCGGAGATCGAGAAGAACGGCTACACGATCATCGCCAACATCGGCAACAGCCCCACCGACATCAGCGGCGGCCACGCCGAGAAGTCCTTCAAGCTCCCGGACTACGACGGCCAGCTTTCCTGA
- a CDS encoding STAS domain-containing protein translates to MFDDRPAFGVRVHALGGVTVAEIAGELDIFAAGRIVARLDSLIQARCPDLVLDLRPVTFLDCAGLSLLCRLRNRVLERDGRLRLVIDEPRFVRLLRMVRLDDAFEVLEDLTPAIAGVAGPVAGGGGDAFA, encoded by the coding sequence ATGTTCGATGATCGGCCCGCCTTCGGCGTCCGAGTCCACGCACTCGGCGGCGTCACCGTCGCCGAGATCGCGGGAGAGTTGGACATCTTCGCCGCGGGGCGGATCGTGGCTCGGCTCGATTCCCTCATCCAGGCACGGTGTCCGGATCTGGTCCTGGACCTACGGCCGGTCACCTTCCTGGACTGTGCCGGATTGTCGTTACTGTGCCGATTGCGCAATCGCGTGCTGGAGCGGGACGGGCGGCTGCGGCTCGTCATCGACGAACCGCGGTTTGTGCGGCTGCTGCGCATGGTCCGGCTGGACGACGCGTTCGAGGTACTGGAGGATCTGACTCCGGCGATCGCGGGGGTGGCGGGTCCGGTGGCCGGAGGGGGCGGTGATGCCTTCGCCTAG
- a CDS encoding STAS domain-containing protein, translating into MTQQGAPRDAPVPLERGAQDAAQGPASGDPAAWGPSGRDPAAWASSGGDSAPQDGPAARDDSAAQGDPVAQGDPVAQDGAAADVTTPRARTHRVGGYTVVELHGEIDIAGVGSVGPALDAATAGDKPAVIVDLRPAAFFDCSGLGLLCRAHRRVMERGGLMRLVCDNALILRTLRAGRMLDVLRPVATLDEALREEE; encoded by the coding sequence ATGACGCAGCAAGGCGCTCCCCGTGATGCGCCGGTGCCGCTGGAGCGCGGTGCCCAGGACGCCGCGCAGGGGCCCGCGAGCGGGGATCCGGCCGCATGGGGGCCCTCCGGCCGGGATCCGGCCGCGTGGGCGTCCTCCGGCGGGGATTCCGCCCCTCAGGACGGTCCGGCCGCCCGGGATGATTCTGCCGCTCAGGGTGATCCGGTCGCTCAGGGTGATCCGGTCGCTCAGGACGGCGCCGCCGCGGACGTCACCACTCCCCGCGCCCGTACGCACCGGGTCGGCGGGTACACCGTCGTGGAACTCCACGGTGAGATCGACATCGCCGGGGTGGGAAGTGTCGGACCGGCGCTGGACGCGGCCACGGCCGGGGACAAGCCCGCGGTGATCGTGGACTTACGGCCGGCCGCCTTCTTCGACTGCTCGGGCCTGGGACTGCTGTGCCGGGCCCATCGGCGTGTCATGGAGCGGGGCGGGCTGATGCGGCTGGTCTGCGACAACGCGTTGATCCTGCGCACCCTGCGGGCGGGGCGGATGCTGGATGTGCTCCGCCCGGTCGCCACGCTGGACGAGGCGCTGCGCGAGGAGGAGTAG
- the snpA gene encoding snapalysin: MSLRKLALSATLGLGLAAALSAVPASAATPDHSTTQRSAAAAGYTASGEEKADTDAFIKAVMKSALAKQAKAPRGAAAVTVTYDASQAPTFQSQISRSAQIWNSSVSNVKLQAGSNADFTYREGNDPQGSYASTDGHGSGYVFLDYAQNQEYDSTRVTAHETGHVLGLPDHYEGPCSELMSGGGPGPSCTNSQPDQAEISRVNQLWANGLAKLEKQLAKSH, from the coding sequence ATGTCACTCCGCAAGCTCGCGCTGTCCGCGACCCTCGGCCTCGGCCTGGCGGCCGCCCTGTCCGCCGTGCCCGCCTCCGCGGCCACGCCCGACCACTCCACGACCCAGCGCAGCGCCGCGGCCGCCGGCTACACGGCGAGCGGCGAGGAGAAGGCCGACACCGACGCCTTCATCAAGGCCGTCATGAAGTCGGCCCTGGCCAAGCAGGCCAAGGCACCCCGCGGGGCGGCGGCCGTCACCGTGACCTACGACGCGAGCCAGGCCCCGACCTTCCAGTCGCAGATCTCCCGCTCCGCCCAGATCTGGAACTCCTCGGTGAGCAACGTGAAGCTGCAGGCGGGCAGCAACGCGGACTTCACCTACCGCGAGGGCAACGACCCCCAGGGCTCGTACGCGAGCACCGACGGCCACGGCAGCGGCTATGTCTTCCTGGACTACGCCCAGAACCAGGAGTACGACTCGACGCGGGTCACCGCGCACGAGACCGGCCACGTGCTGGGTCTGCCGGACCACTACGAGGGCCCGTGCAGCGAGCTGATGTCCGGTGGCGGCCCCGGCCCGTCCTGCACCAACTCGCAGCCCGACCAGGCCGAGATCAGCCGCGTCAACCAGCTCTGGGCCAATGGCCTGGCCAAGCTCGAGAAGCAGCTGGCCAAGTCCCACTGA
- a CDS encoding LysR family transcriptional regulator, with protein sequence MRHLRALCAIADTGSLRKAARQLGMTQPSLTTQLRRIENTIGGRLFSREVTGSRPTPLGRSVLCRARPIVAEMNALVSEVRLEAGQTADARLRIGSTGSRAVVGWLRRLRDRYPDADTTIHIDVSANALLQMVAANQLDVAFVHEVEGAPLRVPEGVERRVLVEREPQFVALAETHPAAARPAVRLADLAADQWMVDPSVDGEGPGLRRVLAAAGLNPRVVYGDYLTAADLVASGEVVTPCQPTARSRQDVAVRPLHGDPLTVRLFLAARAVPAARTGAPGPDPDTALPTETDTEAAGPDPDTAPGAPLDVDALFGDLADAYFEIAWASSAYRQWLVRNESPLLRSHEPRTRDALDILDLAGPAEVS encoded by the coding sequence GTGAGGCACCTCCGTGCACTGTGCGCCATTGCCGACACCGGCAGCCTACGGAAGGCGGCGCGCCAACTGGGCATGACCCAGCCATCCTTGACGACCCAGCTCCGGCGCATCGAGAACACCATCGGCGGCCGGCTGTTCTCGCGGGAGGTCACCGGCAGCCGGCCGACCCCGCTGGGGCGGTCCGTGCTGTGCCGCGCCCGGCCGATCGTGGCCGAGATGAACGCCTTGGTCAGCGAGGTCCGGCTGGAGGCGGGGCAGACCGCCGACGCCCGGTTGCGCATCGGCAGCACGGGCAGCCGGGCCGTGGTGGGCTGGTTGCGCAGGCTCCGCGACCGCTATCCCGACGCGGACACCACCATCCACATCGACGTCTCGGCCAACGCGCTGCTGCAGATGGTCGCCGCCAACCAGCTCGACGTCGCCTTCGTGCACGAGGTCGAGGGCGCGCCGCTGCGGGTGCCCGAGGGCGTGGAGCGCCGGGTGCTCGTGGAGCGGGAGCCGCAGTTCGTGGCGCTGGCCGAAACCCATCCGGCCGCCGCGCGGCCCGCGGTGCGGCTCGCCGACCTCGCCGCCGACCAGTGGATGGTCGACCCCAGCGTGGACGGCGAGGGGCCCGGGCTGCGCCGGGTCCTGGCCGCCGCGGGGCTCAATCCGAGGGTGGTGTACGGGGACTATCTGACCGCCGCCGACCTGGTCGCCTCGGGCGAGGTGGTCACCCCCTGCCAGCCCACCGCGCGGTCCCGCCAGGACGTGGCCGTCCGCCCGCTGCACGGGGATCCGCTGACGGTCCGGCTGTTCCTGGCCGCACGGGCGGTCCCGGCGGCCCGCACCGGGGCCCCCGGACCCGACCCGGACACGGCGCTCCCGACCGAGACCGACACCGAGGCGGCCGGACCCGATCCGGACACCGCGCCCGGCGCCCCGCTCGACGTCGACGCCCTCTTCGGCGATCTCGCGGACGCGTACTTCGAGATCGCCTGGGCGAGTTCCGCGTACCGCCAGTGGCTGGTCCGCAACGAGAGTCCGCTGCTGCGCTCCCATGAGCCCCGGACCCGCGACGCCCTCGACATCCTGGACCTCGCCGGGCCCGCCGAGGTCTCGTAG
- a CDS encoding pyridoxamine 5'-phosphate oxidase family protein: MITEHDPQTALDTRFSSPDATATPWPEGREALAAAELYWLSTVRRDGRPHVTPLIAVWFDGALCFCTGPEEQKARNLAHDPRCVLTTGAGVLHEGLDLVVEGEAEPVREDATLERIAAAYVAKYGAEWTFQVRDGAFHHDGHEALVHRVAPATAFGFRKDVYGQTRWRF; encoded by the coding sequence ATGATCACGGAGCACGATCCGCAGACCGCGCTGGACACCCGCTTCAGCAGCCCGGACGCCACCGCCACGCCCTGGCCGGAGGGACGTGAGGCGCTGGCGGCGGCTGAGCTGTACTGGCTGTCCACCGTCCGCCGGGACGGCCGCCCCCATGTCACCCCGCTCATCGCCGTCTGGTTCGACGGCGCGCTCTGCTTCTGCACCGGCCCCGAGGAACAGAAGGCCCGGAACCTCGCGCACGATCCGCGCTGCGTCCTCACCACGGGCGCGGGCGTGCTGCACGAGGGGCTGGACCTGGTGGTCGAGGGCGAGGCCGAGCCGGTGCGGGAGGACGCCACGCTCGAGCGGATCGCCGCGGCGTACGTGGCGAAGTACGGCGCGGAGTGGACCTTCCAGGTGCGCGACGGCGCCTTCCACCACGACGGCCATGAGGCCCTGGTCCACCGGGTCGCCCCGGCCACGGCGTTCGGCTTCCGCAAGGACGTGTACGGCCAGACGCGCTGGCGCTTCTGA